In the Telopea speciosissima isolate NSW1024214 ecotype Mountain lineage chromosome 2, Tspe_v1, whole genome shotgun sequence genome, one interval contains:
- the LOC122651555 gene encoding glyceraldehyde-3-phosphate dehydrogenase GAPCP1, chloroplastic-like: MAFSTLIRSAAPLIEGSRCELSPFDSGVRGPEFCKVSRVSVNRSLDSVRLDTSIFGTSVSCKSSSIQKCSARSIQPIRATATEVPSTVQKSRSSSKTKIGINGFGRIGRLVLRIATARDDIEVVAVNDPFIDAKYMAYMFKFDSTHGGFKGTINVVDESTLQINGKQIKVTSRRDPSEIPWGDYGVGYVVESSGVFTTLEKASFHLKGGAKKVVISAPSADAPMFVVGVNEKTYNPSMNIVSNASCTTNCLAPLAKVVHEEFGVVEALMTTVHATTATQKTVDGPSMKDWRGGRGAAQNIIPSSTGAAKAVGKVLPELNGKLTGMAFRVPTANVSVVDLTCRLEKSASYEDVKAAIKRASSGPLKGILGYTDEDVVSTDFVGDSRSSIFDAKAGIGLSASFMKLVSWYDNEWGYSNRVLDLIEHMALVASQN; encoded by the exons ATGGCGTTCTCGACTCTTATCAGATCTGCAGCTCCTTTGATCGAAGGATCTCGCTGTGAGCTCTCTCCCTTTGATTCTGGAGTTCGTGGTCCTGAATTCTGCAAG GTATCTCGTGTTAGCGTTAATCGAAGTCTGGATTCGGTTAGGCTTGACACTAGCATTTTCGGTACCAGTGTTTCTTGTAAATCATCTTCCATACA GAAATGCAGCGCCAGGAGTATTCAGCCTATCAGAGCCACAGCTACAGAGGTGCCCTCGACAGTTCAGA AATCACGGAGCAGTAGCAAAACAAAGATTGGAATCAATG GTTTTGGTCGCATTGGGAGGTTGGTCTTGCGTATTGCGACAGCTAGGGATGACATTGAGGTTGTAGCTGTCAATGATCCCTTTATTGATGCGAAGTACATG GCTTACATGTTCAAGTTTGATTCAACACATGGTGGATTCAAGGGAACCATCAATGTTGTTGATGAATCTACTTTGCAAATTAATGGGAAGCAGATTAAAGTTACCAGCAGAAG GGATCCATCAGAAATCCCATGGGGTGATTATGGGGTTGGCTATGTTGTTGAGTCATCAGGTGTTTTTACAACTTTGGAAAAAGCATCATTTCACTTGAAG GGTGGAGCAAAGAAAGTGGTTATATCAGCTCCATCAGCTGATGCGCCTATGTTCGTTGTGGGAGTAAACGAGAAGACATACAATCCTAGCATGAACATTGTTTCTAATGCAAGCTGTACCACCAACTGTCTTGCTCCTCTTGCGAAG GTTGTCCATGAGGAGTTTGGTGTCGTTGAAGCTCTCATGACAACTGTGCATGCAACTacag CAACACAGAAGACTGTAGATGGGCCCTCGATGAAGGACTGGCGAGGTGGCCGTGGTGCTGCGCAGAATATCATCCCTAGTTCCACTGGGGCAGCAAAG GCTGTTGGAAAAGTTCTTCCAGAACTCAATGGCAAGCTCACTGGGATGGCCTTCCGTGTCCCAACAGCAAATGTTTCAGTTGTGGACTTAACTTGCCGACTTGAGAAAAGTGCTTCATATGAGGATGTGAAAGCTGCAATAAA GCGGGCATCATCAGGACCTTTGAAAGGCATTCTTGGATACACAGATGAAGATGTCGTTTCTACCGATTTTGTTGGCGACTCCAG GTCAAGTATATTTGATGCGAAGGCTGGAATTGGACTGAGTGCCTCCTTCATGAAGCTTGTTTCATGGTATGACAATGAGTGGGGTTACAG TAACCGAGTGTTGGACCTGATCGAGCACATGGCATTGGTGGCTTCTCAGAACTGA
- the LOC122652883 gene encoding defensin-like protein 1, whose amino-acid sequence MVVHVNGRTCDSQSHHFKGPCFSNNNCANVCLNEGFSGGHCKGFRHRCFCEKPC is encoded by the coding sequence ATGGTGGTGCATGTGAATGGGAGGACGTGTGACTCGCAGAGCCATCACTTCAAGGGCCCGTGCTTCAGTAACAACAATTGTGCTAATGTGTGTCTGAACGAGGGTTTCTCCGGCGGACACTGCAAAGGGTTCCGGCACCGGTGCTTCTGCGAGAAGCCTTGTTGA